A DNA window from Aspergillus nidulans FGSC A4 chromosome I contains the following coding sequences:
- a CDS encoding putative beta-1,6-glucan biosynthesis protein (Knh1) (transcript_id=CADANIAT00007228), translating into MRLNYIYTATLTLALALSVLASTGGFSSTNTAIETRNIGTAEWMEYDSLSPDLNSGVDHGAGDHLRPQKRKLVADPYKVPYPLQTGPTRYAPLAKKPGTATATTLPTPQFPASPYKIATKYLNPGTVQTTLSATETLSVTMMENTAAPAPHP; encoded by the exons ATGCGTCTCAACTACATATACACAGCCACTCTAACTCTCGCTCTGGCATTAAGTGTCCTAGCAAGTACCGGCGGGTTTTCCAGCACCAACACAGCGATCGAAACTCGCAATATTGGAACAGCAGAGTGGATGGAGTATGATTCGTTATCGCCAGATCTAAACTCCGGGGTAGACCACGGAGCAGGTGATCATCTGCGCCCTCAAAAACGAAAACTCGTTGCAGACCCATATAAAGTTCCCTATCCTTTGCAGACTGGCCCAACAAGATACGCCCCGTTGGCTAAGAAGCCCGGGACCGCGACTGCAACCACCTTGCCAACGCCTCAGTTTCCAGCTAGCCCGTACAAAATTGCCACCAAATACCTGAACCCTGGAACTGTTCAGACTACACTTAGCGCTACTGAGACGCTGTCTGTCACGATGATGGAGAACACA GCTGCTCCGGCACCACACCCTTGA
- a CDS encoding glutamate 5-kinase (transcript_id=CADANIAT00007229) — protein sequence MVSERLTVVIKLGTSSIVDENTHEPILSILTLIVETAAKLHRDGHNVVLVSSGAVGVGLRRMDVDERPQYLPRIQALAAVGQCRLMSLWDGLFSHLRLPVAQILLTRNDIADRTQYLNAQNTFAQLFDMGVIPIVNENDTLAVSEIKFGDNDTLSAITAAMVKADYLFLMTDVDCLYTANPRTNPDAQPIEVVSDISSLEADVSSAGSALGTGGMSTKITAAKLGTSAGVTTIITKSSKPGNIHEIVRYLQHSRQAALADAADVEITASKPQTPIPPLHTRFLPSETPIQSRTFWLLHGLKPHGTLYIDQGAYTALQKKASLLPAGVVDVDGHFGQQEAVRIVVVERISPESLNGDFLHPGQEPKEVGRALVNYGSLEIARIKGHRSTHIQSLLGYADSEYVALRENISFFDNDEQVRR from the exons ATGGTCTCTGAGCGCCTCACCGTCGTCATCAAATTAG GCACAAGTTCTATAGTTGATGAGAATACTCATGAGCCTATCTTATCTATTCTGACCCTCATCGTGGAAACGGCAGCCAAACTCCATCGCGATGGCCACAATGTCGTTCTTGTCTCTTCTGGCGCTGTTGGCGTGGGGTTGCGGAGAATGGACGTAGATGAGAGACCGCAATATCTTCCTCGTATACAG GCGTTAGCAGCTGTTGGCCAGTGCCGGCTCATGAGTCTCTGGGACGGTCTATTTTCACATCTCCGTCTTCCTGTTGCGCAAATACTTTTGACTCGCAATGACATTGCCGAT CGCACTCAATACCTTAACGCGCAAAACACTTTCGCCCAATTATTTGACATGGGCGTAATCCCAATTGTCAACGAAAATGATACATTGGCAGTCTCG GAAATCAAATTTGGTGACAATGATACATTATCAGCCATCACAGCCGCGATGGTCAAGGCTGATTACCTCTTTCTGATGACCGATGTCGACTGTCTTTATACAGCAAATCCACGAACCAATCCTGACGCACAGCCGATCGAGGTAGTTTCAGACATTTCGTCACTGGAAGCGGACGTTTCATCTGCTGGCTCTGCCCTTGGAACAGGGGGTATGAGCACGAAAATCACAGCCGCGAAATTGGGGACGAGCGCTGGTGTGACAACAATAATTACCAAGAGCTCAAAACCCGGGAACATCCATGAGATCGTGAGATACCTCCAGCATTCAAGGCAAGCGGCTCTTGCCGATGCTGCAGATGTAGAGATTACCGCATCGAAACCGCAGACGCCAATCCCACCTCTGCATACTCGGTTTCTTCCGTCCGAAACCCCCATTCAGTCGCGTACATTCTGGCTGCTCCACGGATTGAAGCCTCATGGTACTCTGTATATTGATCAAGGCGCATACACTGCACTTCAGAAGAAAGCGAGCCTTCTTCCGGCAGGTGTTGTTGACGTAGACGGCCACTTCGGGCAGCAAGAAGCAGTCCGGATAGTTGTTGTGGAGAGAATATCTCCCGAATCTCTCAATGGCgattttcttcatccaggcCAAGAGCCAAAAGAGGTGGGACGTGCCTTGGTAAACTATGGCAGCCTCGAGATAGCCCGGATCAAGGGTCACCGAAGCACCCATATCCAGTCATTACTAGGGTATGCGGATAGTGAATACGTTGCGCTGCGAGAAAACATCTCTTTTTTCGATAATGACGAACAAGTACGACGATAG
- a CDS encoding aurora family serine/threonine-protein kinase (transcript_id=CADANIAT00007231), translated as MATKTLEARFEHLSVKDDSGNGNKGTSYPKHKSSLSTAVSLSGLGVAGQLTSGANRSNLLKLALQNTNDNKVNAMNANASQSPGKGTQNPASLRNLDENGEYEQPAPRKLHLGMFEIGKPLGKGKFGRVYLAKERSSGFVCALKVLHKSELQQGGVQKQVRREIEIQSNLRHPNVLRLFGHFQDSKRIFLILEFAGRGELYKHLRKEHRFPEWKAAHYIAQMASALKYLHKKHVMHRDIKPENILVGIHGEIKISDFGWSVHAPNNRRQTMCGTLDYLPPEMLTSNPQGNFYNEKVDLWSLGVLTYEFLVGEAPFEDTPVMTQRRIQRGDMQVPSFVSPEAKDLIKRLLVLDPEKRISLDEIQRHPWILKHCVKDDRTIKRGSGASKDGKV; from the exons ATGGCCACCAAGACCTTGGAAGCTCGCTTCGAGCACCTTTCCGTTAAGGATGATTCCGGAAATGGGAATAAGGGCACCAGCTACCCTAAGCACAAG AGCTCTCTGTCAACCGCTGTATCCCTTTCCGGCCTTGGGGTAGCAGGACAGCTAACAAGTGGTGCCAACCGGTCGAATCTGCTTAAGCTGGCCTTGCAGAATACCAATGACAATAAGGTCAATGCCATGAACGCGAACGCTTCCCAGTCCCCGGGCAAAGGCACTCAAAATCCGGCATCGCTACGGAATCTAGACGAGAATGGTGAATACGAGCAACCGGCACCTAGGAAACTACATCTTGGAATGTTTGAAATCGGAAAGCCACTGGGAAAAGGGAAGTTTGGCAGGGTGTACCTCGCCAAAGAACGCTCATCTGGGTTCGTATGTGCACTCAAAGTGTTGCACAAATCCGAATTGCAGCAGGGCGGGGTTCAGAAGCAGGTCAGAAGGGAGATCGAAATTCAAAGCAACCTACGGCACCCGAATGTCCTTCGACTGTTCGGACACTTCCAGGACAGTAAGCGAATCTTCCTTATTTTGGAATTTGCCGGTCGAGGAGAGCTGTACAAGCACCTACGCAAAGAGCACCGATTCCCTGAATGGAAGGCTGCGCATTATATCGCGCAGATGGCATCCGCATTGAAGTACCTCCACAAGAAACATGTCATGCACCGTGACATCAAACCCGAGAATATCCTGGTAGGGATTCACGGAGAGATCAAGATCAGCGACTTTGGCTGGAGCGTCCATGCCCCGAACAACCGTCGGCAAACAATGTGCGGGACACTGGATTATTTGCCTCCCGAGATGCTCACTTCAAACCCCCAGGGCAACTTCTATAATGAGAAGGTCGACTTGTGGAGTTTGGGTGTTCTGACTTATGAGTTCCTGGTCGGAGAGGCGCCATTCGAAGACACTCCGGTTATGACACAAAGGAGGATTCAGCGAGGAGATATGCAAGTTCCTTCTTTTGTTAGCCCCGAGGCTAAGGATTTAATCAAAAGG ctgcttgtgcttgatCCCGAAAAACGCATTTCGCTTGATGAGATCCAGAGGCATCCCTGGATTCTTAAACACTGCGTCAAAGATGATCGGACCATCAAACGAGGTTCGGGTGCGTCGAAGGATGGCAAAGTATGA
- a CDS encoding putative metalloprotease atp23 (transcript_id=CADANIAT00007230), translating to MPNSQTSNSQPQVSEKDVDTGFRKGDDTFTHWRNVFNILTGRMTDEGIEQFRVARDLRNEAADCKRCEDQRDYLLQWSPIIRYMSDSIRQLGGDLSSHNIYCRRCTNRKAGGFDPEYGILICANEMKDQGHLEDTMAHEMVHAYDHLRFKVDWTNNLRHAACTEIRASSLSGECRWAREFFRRGQWKLTQQHQECVRRRAVLSVMARPGCQDKGHAEKVVNEVWDSCFRDTRPFDEIFR from the exons ATGCCAAACTCCCAGACGTCAAATAGCCAGCCCCAGGTATCTGAAAAGGATGTCGATACCGGCTTCCGAAAAGGAGATGATACCTTTACGCATTGGCGCAAcgtcttcaacatcctcacTGGCAGGATGACGGACGAAGGAATAGAACAGTTTCGCGTTGCGCGAGATCTTAGAAATGAAGCAGCAGACTGCAAGCGCTGTGAGGATCAAAGGGATTATTTATTACAATGGA GCCCGATCATCCGGTATATGAGCGACAGTATCCGACAGCTGGGGGGCGACTTGTCAAGCCATAACATATATTGCCGCCGATGTACAAATCGGAAAGCAGGCGGTTTTGATCCTGAATACGGGATCCTCATCTGCGCAAACGAGATGAAAGATCAAGGACACTTGGAGGATACAATGGCTCATGAAATGGTCCACGCCTATGACCACCTAAGGTTCAAAGTTGATTGGACAAACAACCTTAGGCATGCAGCTTGCACAGAG ATTCGAGCCAGTTCACTCAGTGGAGAATGTCGATGGGCTCGAGAGTTCTTCCGACGCGGTCAGTGGAAGCTTACACAGCAACACCAAGAGTGTGTTCGACGAAGGGCTGTTCTGTCAGTAATGGCAAGGCCGGGATGTCAGGATAAAGGCCATGCCGAGAAGGTTGTGAATGAAGTCTGGGATAGCTGCTTTAGGGACACTCGACCGTTCGACGAAATCTTCCGGTAG
- a CDS encoding cystathionine beta-synthase CYS4 (transcript_id=CADANIAT00007226) translates to MSSKTTPTVPPVALDSITQHIGNTPLVRLNKLPQNLGINATVYAKLEYFNAGGSVKDRIALRMIEEAERSGRIKPGDTLIEPTSGNTGIGLALVAAVKGYKTIITLPEKMSAEKVSVLRALNATIIRTPNEAAYDSPESHIGVAKRLEKELPNAHILDQYGNENNPLAHELGTAQEIWSQTKGQIKAIVAGAGTGGTITGLSRGLKKHNSNVQVIAADPQGSILALPAALNEEHANEPYKVEGIGYDFIPQVLDQHAVDKWYKTDDKESFQYARRLIAEEGLLVGGSSGSAIAALVKAARDNMFKEGDVVVVILPDSIRSYLTKIQFADDDWLAANDLLPSLPTEVILQSSNKQTQGQDDAFAGSKVSSLRLKPVTTVHSNVPCETAIEVMRDKGFDQLPVLAPSGRKLVGLVTLGNVLSRLTHNRATGRSPVADVMFDFRTISEVVTDPRDMGLASLEPNQNGRDAPKPQTRSRKFVEITMDTSLSVLNRFFEWNSAAIVTERDEGGTLRPVAVVTKVDLLTWMLHHKKNGASE, encoded by the exons ATGTCTTCCAAAACGACACCCACCGTCCCGCCGGTGGCTCTCGATTCTATCACGCAACATATTGGCAATACTCCTCTTGTGAGGTTGAACAAACTACCGCAGAACCTCGGGATAAATGCGACGGTATATGCAAAGCTAGAATACTTCAATGCAGGCGGAAGCGTCAAAGATCGGATAGCTCTTCGCATGATTGAGGAAGCCGAACGGTCAGGCCGTATCAAGCCAGGCGACACTCTGATTGAACCTACCAGTGGTAACAC TGGTATTGGGTTAGCTCTCGTCGCGGCCGTCAAAG GCTACAAGACCATCATCACCCTTCCAGAGAAGATGTCTGCTGAGAAGGTTTCTGTTTTACGGGCTCTTAACGCGACCATCATCCGGACTCCTAATGAAGCTGCATACGACTCGCCCGAATCCCACATCGGCGTTGCGAAGCGTCTTGAAAAGGAGCTACCAAATGCGCACATCCTAGATCAATATGGTAACGAAAACAATCCATTGGCTCATGAGCTCGGCACTGCGCAAGAAATCTGGAGTCAGACTAAAGGACAAATTAAGGCGATCGTTGCTGGCGCGGGTACGGGTGGCACGATTACAGGGCTCTCGCGCGGCCTGAAGAAGCACAATTCCAACGTTCAAGTAATTGCGGCGGATCCCCAAGGGTCAATACTGGCTCTCCCAGCTGCACTAAACGAGGAGCATGCCAATGAGCCATACAAGGTCGAAGGTATTGGGTATGACTTCATTCCACAGGTGCTAGATCAGCACGCCGTCGACAAGTGGTACAAGACGGACGACAAAGAATCCTTCCAGTATGCTCGCCGTTTAATAGCTGAGGAGGGCCTTCTCGTTGGTGGGAGCAGCGGAAGCGCAATCGCGGCCCTGGTAAAGGCCGCTAGGGACAACATGTTTAAAGAGGGTGATGTTGTCGTTGTGATTTTGCCAGACAGCATCAGAAGCTACCTCACAAAG ATACAGTTCGCCGACGACGATTGGCTTGCCGCCAACGATCTCCTACCTTCGTTACCGACTGAAGTCATCCTCCAATCCTCCAATAAGCAGACTCAAGGACAAGACGACGCTTTTGCCGGTAGTAAGGTTAGCTCGCTCCGGCTCAAACCAGTGACAACCGTCCACTCCAACGTCCCTTGTGAGACTGCCATTGAAGTCATGCGCGACAAAGGGTTCGATCAACTTCCCGTTCTGGCACCATCAGGCAGAAAGCTTGTCGGCCTGGTTACACTCGGAAACGTTCTCAGTCGATTGACGCACAACCGCGCAACTGGTAGGAGCCCCGTTGCCGACGTAATGTTTGATTTCCGCACCATTTCCGAGGTCGTCACCGATCCTCGAGACATGGGTCTTGCGAGCTTGGAGCCCAATCAGAACGGGAGGGATGCCCCCAAACCACAaaccaggagcaggaaatTCGTCGAGATTACTATGGATACATCTTTAAGTGTACTGAATCGCTTTTTTGAGTGGAATAGTGCGGCTATTGTTACGGAAAGAGATGAAGGTGGGACTCTAAGGCCCGTGGCTGTTGTCACGAAAGTTGATCTTCTTACCTGGATGCTCCATCATAAGAAGAACGGCGCATCGGAATAG
- a CDS encoding Signal recognition particle receptor subunit beta (transcript_id=CADANIAT00007227), with amino-acid sequence MAAYELLEAVATKLLEGSLFSIAVAVIITIGVPILLHLIFYRTVASPPSSNFLLLGPSGAGKTALLTLLESKSSFAAKPKSQPTHTSQTSTLATIRLPVSVPIGSNKYRSVNDTSLKEAQRNPTKYRVKDTPGHGKLRGSQGLSELVSMSTTKDTKSRLRGVLFMVDTAAISETEALRDAASYLYDVLLILQKRALQRGKSSARAAAEIPVLIAANKQDLFTALPPGSVREKLEAEIDRIRKSKSKGIMDASADDGNGEGEDDILGSYDLKDTFSFRALKDEIGVQVDVVGGAVKGDDGDEVGAGVRRWEEWVGQCL; translated from the exons ATGGCTGCCTACGAACTACTTGAAGCAGTAGCTACAAAGCTGCTTGAGGGTAGCCTTTTCAGCATTGCAGTCGCCGTGATCATTACTATCGGCGTCCCTATACTACTTCATCTGATCTTCTACCGGACGGTAgcctcgccgccgtcaaGCAATTTCCTCCTTCTAGGACCCAGTGGAGCAGGTAAAACTGCTCTGTTGACTTTG CTTGAATCAAAGTCATCATTTGCCGCAAAGCCGAAATCACAACCTACACATACTTCTCAAACCTCAACCCTTGCTACGATTCGCCTTCCTGTCTCCGTCCCAATTGGATCCAACAAGTACCGGTCAGTCAATGACACATCCTTGAAAGAGGCTCAACGGAACCCGACCAAATACCGCGTTAAGGATACGCCCGGCCATGGAAAATTGAGAGGTTCGCAAGGTCTCTCCGAGCTCGTATCGATGTCCACAACAAAAGATACCAAATCGAGGCTGCGTGGTGTTCTTTTCATGGTCGACACCGCGGCCATCTCTGAAACTGAGGCCCTGCGAGATGCCGCTTCGTACCTCTATGATGTGCTTTTGATACTTCAAAAACGTGCCCTTCAGCGGGGCAAGTCGTCGGCCagggctgcagctgaaaTCCCTGTGCTTATTGCAGCTAACAAGCAGGATCTTTTCACCGCGCTGCCGCCCGGGTCAGTGCGCGAGAAATTAGAAGCGGAGATTGATCGGATCCGTAAGTCTAAGAGCAAGGGTATCATGGACGCCAGTGCCGACGATGGTAatggtgaaggagaggatgacATCTTGGGAAGTTATGATCTCAAGGACACGTTCAGCTTCAGGGCCTTGAAGGACGAAATCGGCGTGCAAGTCGATGTCGTGGGCGGAGCTGTTAAGGGTGACGATGGCGATGAGGTGGGCGCCGGCGTacggagatgggaggaatgggtTGGCCAGTGCCTGTGA